The Deinococcus fonticola genome has a segment encoding these proteins:
- a CDS encoding alpha/beta hydrolase — MNPTLEILLPGGPFTRTLLVLHGNAGTPEVMRPLYAALTRQGWRVALAGSGQVNEAGGLRWNDLTATDQAVRAWLAELNAEAHPVYFAGFSAGGYVTLRGALQGFFPARGILAVTPSIPAHPDWWPQGWTGAPVPVPVAFVVGETDELTPPQETRLLAERLSRQGVPTLMLSHVGGHEHSGEWPQLRTQALDWLQAQG, encoded by the coding sequence ATGAACCCCACACTGGAGATTCTGCTTCCTGGCGGCCCCTTCACGCGCACCCTGCTGGTCTTGCATGGGAATGCCGGCACGCCGGAGGTTATGCGGCCGCTGTACGCAGCATTGACCCGGCAGGGCTGGCGGGTGGCTCTGGCTGGAAGTGGGCAGGTGAATGAGGCAGGCGGGTTGCGCTGGAATGATTTGACCGCCACGGATCAGGCGGTGCGGGCGTGGCTGGCCGAACTGAATGCGGAGGCACACCCGGTGTACTTCGCGGGCTTCAGCGCGGGCGGTTACGTGACCCTGCGCGGGGCGTTGCAGGGGTTTTTTCCGGCGCGGGGGATACTGGCGGTCACGCCCAGCATTCCTGCGCATCCGGACTGGTGGCCGCAGGGCTGGACGGGCGCACCCGTGCCGGTTCCGGTGGCTTTCGTGGTGGGTGAAACGGACGAGTTGACGCCCCCGCAGGAAACACGTCTGCTTGCAGAGCGGTTGTCCCGGCAGGGCGTGCCCACCCTGATGCTCAGTCACGTGGGTGGGCATGAGCATTCCGGGGAATGGCCCCAGTTGCGGACGCAGGCACTCGACTGGTTGCAGGCGCAAGGTTAA
- a CDS encoding GNAT family N-acetyltransferase — translation MGWSHAQQSDERTVYMADTGLLPDHQAQGLYTRLLPHLLGVFQGAGYTLAQSHHRATNNRVIVPKLRAGFVLQGLSLYEGGLNVALTLRLAGHYREAQHVRSGLRQASGEAARRLGVQPLHEPTSEKVIPRVPLPAAEGNGLELGGGYTLWPVSDDVFRRVYAGLEDAAYDSVSYDWRGEAALPPVSLRRYAWLIEKGGEVAGWQYSRQWDTRTAYMVNTAFLPAHRGQGLYTRLLPVILEALQHEGYAVVRSHHHATNNAVLIPKLRAGFRIQGLQVDEHGVTAILNYAFDTVYNEYMDIRSGLKKPAGDAAERIGLRGKSTGRP, via the coding sequence CTGATCACCAGGCCCAGGGCCTGTACACGCGCCTGCTACCGCACCTGCTGGGCGTGTTCCAGGGGGCCGGATATACCCTGGCGCAAAGTCACCACCGCGCCACGAACAACCGCGTGATCGTTCCCAAACTGCGGGCGGGGTTCGTGCTTCAGGGCCTCAGCCTGTATGAAGGCGGGTTGAACGTGGCGCTGACCCTGAGACTGGCCGGGCACTACCGCGAGGCGCAGCACGTCCGCAGCGGCTTGCGGCAGGCAAGCGGCGAGGCGGCCCGGCGCCTGGGCGTTCAGCCCCTCCACGAGCCGACTTCCGAAAAGGTTATTCCCCGCGTTCCGCTGCCCGCCGCCGAAGGGAACGGCCTTGAGCTGGGGGGCGGATACACGCTGTGGCCCGTGAGTGACGACGTGTTTCGCCGCGTGTACGCCGGGCTGGAGGACGCCGCCTACGACTCCGTGTCCTACGACTGGCGCGGGGAGGCGGCCCTTCCCCCGGTGTCCCTGCGGCGCTACGCCTGGCTGATCGAGAAGGGCGGTGAGGTGGCGGGCTGGCAGTATTCGCGCCAGTGGGATACGCGTACGGCCTACATGGTGAATACGGCGTTTTTGCCCGCGCACCGGGGACAGGGGCTGTATACCCGCCTGCTCCCCGTCATTCTGGAGGCCCTGCAACACGAGGGCTACGCCGTGGTGCGCAGCCACCACCACGCCACGAACAATGCCGTGCTCATTCCCAAATTGCGGGCCGGATTCAGGATTCAGGGCTTGCAGGTAGACGAGCACGGCGTCACGGCGATCCTGAACTACGCCTTCGACACTGTCTACAACGAGTACATGGACATCCGCAGCGGCCTGAAGAAACCCGCCGGGGATGCCGCCGAGCGCATAGGCTTGAGGGGAAAGTCGACAGGCAGACCGTAG